The following proteins are co-located in the Microcystis wesenbergii NRERC-220 genome:
- a CDS encoding transposase — protein sequence MPYHTSAHKLGPFNLATRWKRRYRSKQAEAPWYLLTNLDSLDETLNLYESRFGIEAMFKDCKTGGYNIEKTKVSEPRFLALVLLIAIAYSLNTIRGQQLNILPHRVYICRLKESNRSAERHSDFWIGTYGTFWVESMDIFSELALSLIRLKPQKNPYFSKGLTAMSLIKQAL from the coding sequence ATGCCATATCATACATCTGCTCATAAACTTGGCCCTTTTAATTTGGCCACTCGCTGGAAAAGACGCTACCGTAGTAAACAAGCCGAAGCTCCTTGGTATCTTCTTACTAATCTTGACTCTTTGGATGAGACTTTAAATTTATATGAATCTCGTTTTGGCATTGAAGCAATGTTCAAAGATTGTAAAACGGGAGGTTATAATATCGAGAAAACTAAAGTTAGCGAACCGCGTTTTTTAGCTCTTGTTTTATTAATTGCTATCGCCTATTCTTTAAATACAATACGGGGTCAACAACTCAATATTTTACCCCACCGTGTTTATATTTGTCGCCTCAAAGAATCTAATCGTTCTGCTGAAAGACATAGTGATTTTTGGATAGGGACTTATGGTACTTTTTGGGTTGAGTCGATGGATATTTTTTCGGAACTTGCCCTTTCTTTGATACGCCTCAAACCCCAGAAAAACCCTTATTTCTCCAAAGGGTTAACGGCTATGAGCCTTATCAAGCAAGCTCTTTAA